In a single window of the Penaeus chinensis breed Huanghai No. 1 chromosome 4, ASM1920278v2, whole genome shotgun sequence genome:
- the LOC125025291 gene encoding zinc transporter 6-like, protein MGFLRGVKHSPNFPPDDEENVSLKTGDIGASFHLRGGIWDITWQGMWARRRPRVHDHTKRPHTRMKMKSLQFLRIVVRGPRDTESGPTLSGIRKEHQHDVEISVKIPTKETLKLQYLNTYISGNGVRQRANNAECDEEAPHYFIRPFKEGAASLSSLQSFIQELVWLFNQREAQQTLGLVAVNLLATLLLLSWCHATRSMALMAYTYLSWFSLLSLVTCLVCVWAESQKATPTFTFGYRRCEALAVFASVTLSLLGAVIIVKECIERLLEPEEIHMGMLCMGGIVGLLLHLGMTVLAHNPPLTQVLRASQSSLLQEHVADMCQSLCNYVPALSRVLLPRVNPVVLISIAGFLAIIGDNIILEIYNYQAADSIAALIIAILTITTMFPLCVCSASILLQTTPVSVFAQLDKCLREALTLDGVLEFRHENIWTLGLSDPSRGSLSPLGDHSGFILTGSLHVRIRRDANEQMVLAHVRERLAPLVPLLTVQVFKDDWTRSSTTLQLLNDSSRALASSPSHSPHYVNVTYPHIYPSAKSSGGRSPFFPHNSPMGPLSTYSPSTLSQGSIGYSHSTPTLSSSSGSEHYDHGAHRHFPKERMGLQNNPSDDTHRLSSAMHKEATYLSSPGLDESQEKVQGSRVGEGSFTGNQLSQKPSPYYVNVDFLNRSNVLHDNTWNAAGSRNQEENLMNDGTR, encoded by the exons ATGGGTTTTTTGCGTGGCGTCAAGCACTCGCCGAATTTCCCTCCTGACGACGAGGAAAATGTGTCGCTCAAAACAGGTGACATCGGAGCCTCCTTTCATCTCCGTGGGGGAATTTGGGACATCACGTGGCAAGGGATGTGGGCAAGACGACGGCCCCGG GTACACGACCACACAAAGCGTCCACACACACGAATGAAGATGAAGAGTTTGCAGTTCCTCCGCATCGTAGTAAGAGGTCCTCGCGACACGGAGTCTGGACCAACACTGAGTGGCATTAG AAAAGAACACCAACACGACGTGGAAATCTCCGTCAAAATACCGACCAAAGAA ACATTAAAATTGCAATACCTGAACACGTATATTTCTG GAAATGGAGTACGGCAAAGAGCAAACAATGCTGAATGTGATGAAGAAGCACCTCAT TACTTTATCCGACCATTCAAGGAGGGAGCTGCATCCCTGTCATCTCTGCAGAGCTTCATCCAAGAACTCGTATGGTTGTTCAATCAGAGAGAGGCACAGCAAACCTTAGGCCTCGTTGCCGTGAACCTCTTAGCCACCCTCTTGCTCCTTTCGTGGTGCCATGCGACGCGAAGCATGG CTCTCATGGCATACACATACCTCTCGTGGTTTAGCTTATTAAG tTTGGTAACATGCTTAGTGTGTGTATGGGCTGAGAGTCAAAAGGCCACACCAACATTCACCTTCGGATACCGGAGATGTGAAGCCCTGGCTGTGTTCGCTTCTGTGACTCTCTCATTACTTGGTGCCGTCATTATAGTCAAGGAATGCATTGAGAGACTACTGGAACCAGaagaaatacatat GGGCATGTTATGTATGGGTGGCATAGTGGGATTGCTACTCCATCTTGGTATGACAGTCTTGGCACACAATCCTCCCCTCACTCAAGTTTTACGCGCATCTCAATCATCACTGTTGCAGGAGCATGTAGCTGATATGTGCCAGAG TCTTTGCAACTATGTGCCAGCCCTGTCACGCGTGCTCctgccaagagtgaatccagtGGTTCTCATATCAATTGCAGGTTTCCTGGCAATCATCGGAGACAATATCATCCTGGAGATATA TAACTACCAGGCAGCAGATAGCATAGCAGCTCTAATCATTGCAatcctcactatcaccactatGTTTCCGCTGTGCGTTTGCTCTGCCAGTATCTTACTCCAG ACAACCCCAGTCAGTGTGTTTGCACAACTAGACAAATGTCTAAGAGAAGCACTCACCCTTGATGGAGTGCTTGAGTTTCGTCATGAGAATATTTGGACATTGGGCTTAAGTGATCCTTCTCGTGGTTCACTATCTCCTTTAGGAGATCACAGTGGATTTATTCTAACAGGAAGCCTTCATGTTCGTATTAGACGTGATGCTAATGAGCAGATGGTCTTAGCTCATGTACGTGAAAGACTTGCACCTCTGGTGCCATTACTGACAGTTCAG GTCTTTAAGGATGACTGGACTCGTAGCTCCACTACACTGCAGTTGCTGAACGATTCTTCCAGAGCCCTTGCTAGCTCACCATCACATTCACCTCATTATGTTAATGTTACATATCCCCATATTTATCCCTCTGCCAAAAGTTCAGGAGGTCGTAGTCCCTTCTTCCCACATAATTCACCCATGGGGCCCCTTTCCACTTATTCTCCCTCCACATTATCTCAAGGAAGCATAGGATACTCCCACAGCACACCAACCCTGTCTTCTTCATCAGGCTCAGAACACTATGATCATGGAGCCCACAGGCATTTTCCAAAAGAGAGAATGGGTCTCCAAAATAATCCATCAGATGACACACACAGACTCAGTTCAGCAATGCATAAAGAGGCAACGTATCTCAGCAGTCCGGGCTTGGACGAAAGCCAGGAAAAGGTTCAAGGAagtagagtgggagagggaagctTTACAGGTAATCAGCTTAGTCAGAAACCATCTCCTTATTATGTTAATGTTGACTTTTTAAATAGATCAAATGTTTTACATGATAATACATGGAATGCTGCAGGTAGTAGAAACCAAGAGGAAAATCTTATGAATGATGGTACaagataa